The proteins below are encoded in one region of Apostichopus japonicus isolate 1M-3 chromosome 22, ASM3797524v1, whole genome shotgun sequence:
- the LOC139963704 gene encoding uncharacterized protein — protein sequence MAVYISEHATSPENQGTTLNKANKAWKKVKGTPEVSRYKEQADDKNRMEAEGATIRQEHKKVMARHILTEIKKMCFHLQELDFEAMFVAIDTEQNLHSSGTTEGHKFLDKEVELL from the exons ATGGCAGTGTATATTTCAGAACATG cAACATCACCTGAAAACCAGGGTACAACCCTTAACAAAGCCAATAAAGCATGGAAGAAAGTCAAGGGTACACCAGAAGTCAGCAGATACAAAGAGCAAGCAGATGACAAAAATAGGATGGAAGCCGAAGGTGCTACAATCAGGCAGGAGCATAAGAAGGTCATGGCCAGGCACATTTTGACTGAAATCAAGAAAATG TGTTTTCATCTTCAAGAGTTGGACTTTGAAGCAATGTTCGTTGCCATAGATACCGAGCAAAATCTCCATAGTTCAGGAACTACTGAAGGCCATAAGTTTTTAGATAAAGAGGTAGAACTCTTATGA